A section of the Rhodobacter sp. genome encodes:
- a CDS encoding MarR family transcriptional regulator — translation MPERADTDAQRTDSTNLPALDRDGHAVLDLDGYIPFLISAIGNKWSRSSSSLYLKEFGVGVTEWRIIAMLAIEPRITAYRTCQVIGLDKAAASRALKALEGRGLVRSWQQDPQNHRKLSELTPDGWALHDRIIQTARRREALMLADLSRDEVATLAELLRRLHRRIPDLLAIDSEDF, via the coding sequence ATGCCCGAACGCGCCGACACCGACGCCCAGCGAACCGACAGCACGAACCTGCCCGCGCTGGACCGCGACGGCCATGCGGTGCTGGACCTGGACGGCTATATTCCGTTCCTCATCAGCGCCATCGGCAACAAGTGGTCGCGCAGTTCATCGAGCCTGTATCTGAAGGAATTCGGCGTCGGTGTCACCGAATGGCGGATCATTGCCATGTTGGCGATCGAACCGCGCATCACCGCCTATCGCACCTGTCAGGTGATCGGTCTGGACAAGGCCGCCGCCAGCCGCGCGTTGAAGGCGCTCGAGGGGCGCGGGCTGGTGCGGAGCTGGCAGCAGGACCCGCAGAACCACCGCAAGCTGTCGGAACTCACGCCGGACGGCTGGGCGCTGCACGACCGCATCATCCAGACCGCGCGGCGGCGCGAGGCGCTGATGCTGGCCGACCTCAGCCGCGACGAGGTGGCGACGCTGGCGGAGCTGCTGCGCCGCCTGCATCGCCGCATTCCCGACCTGCTGGCCATCGACTCCGAGGATTTCTGA
- a CDS encoding acyl-CoA thioesterase yields the protein MLSNTLTRRVEWGDCDPAGIVFNPQVFRWFDHGTTMLYEAAGWPKQQMLVHFGAAGCPLVDTRASFKAPVRYGDDVAITSEIAALKTRSFDIRHRLIHDGRLCVEGFETRVWTVKDGARGLIAAPIPDDLRARFLGQAP from the coding sequence ATGCTGTCCAACACCCTGACCCGCCGTGTCGAATGGGGCGATTGCGACCCCGCCGGGATCGTCTTCAACCCGCAGGTCTTTCGCTGGTTCGACCACGGCACGACGATGCTGTACGAGGCCGCGGGCTGGCCCAAGCAACAGATGCTGGTCCATTTCGGGGCCGCCGGTTGCCCGCTGGTCGATACCCGCGCAAGCTTCAAGGCTCCGGTGCGTTATGGCGACGACGTGGCCATCACATCCGAGATCGCCGCGCTGAAAACGCGCAGCTTCGACATCCGCCACAGGCTGATCCATGACGGCCGCCTGTGCGTCGAGGGGTTCGAAACCCGCGTCTGGACCGTCAAGGATGGCGCGCGCGGGCTGATCGCGGCCCCGATCCCCGATGATTTGCGCGCGCGCTTTCTGGGACAGGCGCCATGA
- a CDS encoding AMP-binding protein: protein MSHPSSRADATRTAWKSVLATHHEDRGAPVSADYWSDKDTWSRDRIRAVQDEKIAAVAPFLYENSAFYRRRFDRLGVAPTDLDSVETMLANWPVVTKHEMMEDATAHPPYGTYTTCGTAEWGDRGWMLFSSSGSTGVPRVFRYTHFDRQYWEQANARALYSGGLRKGDSGLPMTGFGPHVFAWGVQYTLARMGLPVIPGGGMDGPARAALIERFKPTTLICTPSYLLYLGRTMQDMGQDPARTSVRWLVTGGEPFSGVEGTLARIQDLWGAKSLEFYGCTEASPHCGGYSCPEYQEGDTPFIHLMEDIQVWETVDPDTLTPVPDGARGLTVCTNLNSESSAQLRFLVGDYTRLSRAPCACGRNHVKAMGCLTGRSDDLINLRGIKFFPVQIEEAVRAIAGTGDEFQIRLSTRDDGLDVMTVVVEHTDAGVADAVTREIRSRCEVRCTVAVVAPDTLPKTEMKARRVFDQRGQRCCPTP from the coding sequence ATGTCCCATCCGTCATCCCGGGCCGACGCGACCCGCACCGCCTGGAAATCGGTTCTGGCGACCCACCACGAAGACCGCGGCGCGCCCGTCAGCGCCGATTACTGGTCGGACAAGGACACCTGGTCACGCGACCGGATCCGTGCGGTTCAGGACGAAAAGATTGCCGCCGTCGCGCCGTTTCTCTATGAGAACAGCGCCTTTTACCGTCGCCGGTTCGACCGGCTGGGTGTCGCGCCCACCGACCTGGATTCGGTGGAGACGATGCTGGCGAACTGGCCCGTCGTCACCAAGCACGAGATGATGGAGGACGCCACCGCACACCCCCCGTATGGCACCTACACCACCTGCGGCACGGCGGAATGGGGCGATCGCGGCTGGATGCTGTTTTCGTCCTCGGGGTCCACGGGTGTGCCGCGCGTCTTCCGCTACACCCATTTCGACCGCCAATACTGGGAACAGGCCAACGCGCGTGCGCTCTATTCGGGCGGGTTGCGCAAGGGCGACAGCGGCCTGCCGATGACCGGATTCGGCCCGCATGTCTTTGCCTGGGGCGTGCAATACACGCTGGCGCGCATGGGTCTGCCGGTGATCCCGGGCGGCGGTATGGACGGGCCCGCGCGCGCCGCGCTGATCGAACGGTTCAAGCCGACCACGCTGATCTGCACGCCCTCATACCTGCTGTATCTGGGGCGCACGATGCAGGACATGGGCCAGGATCCGGCCCGAACCTCGGTCCGGTGGCTGGTGACGGGGGGCGAACCGTTTTCGGGCGTCGAGGGCACGCTCGCGCGCATCCAGGACCTTTGGGGGGCGAAGTCGCTCGAATTCTACGGCTGCACCGAGGCCTCGCCCCATTGCGGCGGCTACTCGTGCCCCGAATACCAGGAAGGCGACACGCCCTTCATCCACCTGATGGAGGATATCCAGGTCTGGGAAACCGTCGATCCCGACACCCTGACACCGGTGCCCGATGGCGCGCGCGGATTGACCGTCTGCACCAACCTGAACAGCGAAAGCTCGGCGCAACTGCGGTTCCTGGTCGGCGACTACACCCGGCTGTCGCGCGCCCCGTGCGCCTGCGGTCGCAACCACGTCAAGGCGATGGGCTGCCTGACCGGGCGCTCGGACGACCTGATCAACCTGCGCGGAATCAAGTTCTTCCCTGTCCAGATCGAGGAAGCCGTGCGCGCGATCGCGGGCACCGGCGACGAATTCCAGATCCGCCTGTCCACCCGGGACGACGGGCTGGACGTGATGACCGTCGTGGTCGAACATACCGACGCCGGCGTGGCCGACGCGGTCACGCGCGAGATCCGCAGCCGCTGCGAAGTGCGCTGCACGGTCGCCGTGGTCGCGCCCGACACGCTGCCGAAAACCGAAATGAAGGCCCGGCGCGTGTTCGATCAAAGGGGCCAGCGATGCTGTCCAACACCCTGA
- a CDS encoding aminomethyl transferase family protein, with amino-acid sequence MTPSQPKTLSDLMAQVPNVTDHLFRNAPKAALTIYTQMMPGEGVRPEFTTWRDEQWAWRNTIAVHDQSYHMMSLHVRGPDALAFTQFLSVNSFRTFGIGAAKQLVCCSPEGNLIGDAILYRMDEDDYLVVGNPATTEWVEYNAQALAYDVTTELDPMWTLNPKKAREFYRFQVEGPKAWALLEELNGGPLPEIGFFKSEILCLGPHKVRGMRHSMGGMPGLELSGPWADYQAVKDLLRTAGRPYGLRMVGSIAYFTTVIESGWWAVPVSGVYTGAGTKGYRDWCSARHASMRMSLGGSLYSPNIADYYVTPYDVNYGHIVKFDHDFIGRAALETMQDRPHRRKVTLVWNADDVLAVMAAQFEGGEPQDKPLPITLPLAAIGRMHYDKVTDQDGAMIGLATYPAYTANERAMMSLASIDAAHAEPGTEVVLLWGEDGGGQRSAGTIEPHRQVRIRATVAPSPISKAAQGYRSDIGIKRGSRQDI; translated from the coding sequence ATGACCCCGTCGCAGCCGAAAACACTCAGCGATCTGATGGCCCAGGTGCCGAATGTCACCGATCATCTGTTCCGCAACGCCCCCAAGGCAGCCCTGACCATCTACACGCAGATGATGCCCGGCGAGGGGGTGCGCCCCGAATTCACCACATGGCGCGACGAACAATGGGCCTGGCGCAACACGATCGCGGTGCACGACCAGTCCTATCACATGATGTCGCTGCACGTGCGCGGCCCCGACGCGCTGGCCTTCACGCAATTCCTGTCGGTCAACAGCTTCCGGACCTTCGGGATCGGCGCGGCCAAGCAACTGGTCTGCTGCTCGCCCGAGGGGAACCTGATCGGCGACGCGATCCTCTACCGCATGGACGAAGACGACTATCTGGTGGTCGGCAATCCGGCGACGACCGAGTGGGTGGAATACAACGCCCAGGCGCTGGCCTATGACGTCACCACCGAACTCGATCCGATGTGGACGCTCAATCCGAAGAAGGCGCGCGAATTCTACCGGTTCCAGGTCGAAGGCCCCAAGGCCTGGGCGCTGCTGGAAGAGCTCAACGGCGGCCCGCTGCCCGAAATCGGGTTCTTCAAGTCCGAGATCCTCTGCCTGGGACCCCACAAGGTGCGCGGAATGCGCCATTCGATGGGCGGCATGCCGGGGCTGGAACTGTCGGGTCCCTGGGCCGACTACCAGGCGGTCAAGGACCTGCTGCGAACGGCGGGGCGGCCCTACGGGCTGCGCATGGTGGGATCGATCGCCTATTTCACCACGGTGATCGAAAGCGGCTGGTGGGCGGTTCCGGTGTCGGGCGTCTATACCGGCGCGGGGACCAAGGGCTATCGCGACTGGTGCTCGGCCAGGCACGCCTCGATGCGGATGTCGCTGGGCGGCAGCCTGTATTCGCCGAATATCGCGGATTACTACGTCACCCCCTATGACGTGAACTACGGCCATATCGTCAAGTTCGACCACGACTTCATCGGCCGCGCCGCGCTGGAGACGATGCAGGACCGCCCCCACCGCCGAAAGGTGACGCTGGTGTGGAATGCCGACGACGTGCTCGCGGTCATGGCTGCCCAGTTCGAGGGCGGCGAACCACAGGACAAACCGCTGCCGATCACCCTGCCCCTGGCCGCAATCGGGCGAATGCATTATGACAAGGTGACGGACCAGGACGGCGCGATGATCGGCCTGGCCACCTATCCCGCCTATACTGCAAACGAACGCGCGATGATGTCGCTGGCCTCGATCGATGCCGCCCATGCCGAACCCGGCACCGAGGTGGTGCTCTTGTGGGGCGAGGACGGCGGCGGGCAGCGCAGCGCGGGCACCATCGAGCCGCACCGGCAGGTGCGGATCCGCGCCACCGTCGCGCCCAGCCCGATCTCGAAAGCCGCGCAAGGCTACCGCAGCGATATCGGCATCAAGCGCGGCTCGCGGCAGGACATCTGA
- the ssb gene encoding single-stranded DNA-binding protein produces MAGSVNKVILIGNLGRDPEVRSFQNGGKVVNLRIATSETWRDKASGERRERTEWHSVAIFSEPLAKIAEQYLRKGSKVYIEGQLETRKWQDQSGQDRYSTEVVLRPFTGNLTLLDGRGGESGSAGGYDDGMSGGYSGGSGGAGGRGGPSGGGFGGGSGGGSRGGSGGGFGGGSDMDDDIPF; encoded by the coding sequence ATGGCAGGTTCGGTCAACAAGGTCATTCTGATCGGCAATCTCGGCCGCGACCCCGAGGTGCGCAGCTTCCAGAACGGCGGCAAGGTGGTCAACCTGCGCATCGCCACATCGGAAACCTGGCGCGACAAGGCCTCGGGCGAGCGGCGCGAACGGACCGAGTGGCACTCGGTCGCGATCTTCAGCGAACCGCTGGCCAAGATCGCCGAGCAGTATCTGCGCAAGGGGTCGAAGGTCTATATCGAGGGCCAGCTGGAAACCCGCAAATGGCAGGACCAGTCCGGCCAGGATCGCTATTCGACCGAGGTCGTCCTGCGCCCCTTCACCGGCAACCTCACGCTGCTCGACGGTCGCGGCGGCGAGAGCGGCAGCGCCGGCGGCTATGACGACGGCATGAGCGGCGGCTACAGCGGCGGAAGCGGCGGGGCTGGCGGCCGGGGCGGTCCCTCGGGCGGCGGCTTTGGTGGCGGGTCCGGCGGCGGCTCGCGCGGGGGATCGGGCGGCGGCTTCGGCGGCGGCTCGGACATGGACGACGACATCCCGTTCTGA
- a CDS encoding lytic transglycosylase domain-containing protein yields the protein MLKVVVAVSLMLTASGAEANGLRLGGGGAGAHGDRFSAATRLLDTRAARQYSASSPDSAAPAVTYSGRYQGEYLTLAREAARHHNVPEELFLRLVHQESRWNPQAVSPAGARGLAQLMPDTAARLGVNPDDPRQNLEGGARYLRMMYERFGDWRLALAAYNAGPGAVEQHNGVPPYAETTEYVRIILGAG from the coding sequence ATGCTGAAGGTGGTGGTGGCGGTCAGCCTGATGCTGACGGCGAGCGGAGCCGAGGCCAACGGCCTCAGGCTGGGCGGTGGGGGTGCCGGCGCGCACGGGGACAGGTTCTCGGCCGCGACCCGGCTGCTCGACACCCGCGCGGCCCGGCAATATTCGGCCTCGAGCCCGGACAGTGCGGCGCCGGCGGTCACCTATTCGGGGCGCTACCAAGGCGAATACCTGACCCTCGCGCGCGAAGCCGCGCGGCATCACAACGTGCCCGAAGAGCTGTTCCTGCGGCTGGTCCACCAGGAAAGCCGCTGGAACCCGCAGGCGGTCTCGCCCGCGGGGGCGCGCGGATTGGCGCAACTGATGCCGGACACGGCCGCCCGCCTGGGGGTGAACCCCGACGATCCGCGCCAGAACCTGGAAGGCGGCGCGCGCTACCTGCGCATGATGTATGAACGCTTCGGCGACTGGCGGCTGGCGCTGGCGGCGTATAACGCCGGGCCCGGTGCGGTCGAACAGCACAATGGCGTGCCGCCCTACGCCGAAACGACGGAATACGTGCGCATCATCCTGGGCGCCGGCTGA
- a CDS encoding isopenicillin N synthase family oxygenase: MTQGTAIPRIDLRALFAGDIAARSALRRGVTEVGFLVVHDTPIGAARVQGVLDAYRGFFALPEAEKAAVDMARTGSNRGWGGPRSEQVDPAANPDYKEVFDMGFEVPGSPLAVHAPNLWPARPAGFRATLEGYYAEARSLSLRLLREIAGVLGPDTGFFDDKFHAPMALLRGNFYPPRPDWAGARDFGIGAHTDYGCLTLLATDGVPGLEVRLGSGHWLPVEAGPGAFVINFGEMLEMWSGGRVRATPHRVIGGAADRLSVPLFFNPSPEVNVAPPGSGETIRAVDHLQRRFNETYVHLQRASGRGN, encoded by the coding sequence ATGACGCAGGGCACCGCGATTCCCCGGATCGACCTGCGCGCCCTGTTCGCGGGGGACATCGCAGCGCGGTCCGCGCTGCGCCGGGGCGTGACCGAGGTCGGTTTTCTGGTGGTGCATGACACGCCGATCGGTGCCGCCCGGGTGCAGGGCGTTCTTGATGCGTATCGCGGCTTTTTCGCCCTGCCCGAGGCCGAGAAGGCCGCGGTGGACATGGCGCGCACGGGGTCCAACCGGGGCTGGGGCGGGCCACGCAGCGAACAGGTCGATCCGGCGGCGAACCCCGATTACAAGGAAGTCTTCGACATGGGGTTCGAGGTTCCGGGGTCGCCCCTGGCGGTGCACGCGCCGAACCTCTGGCCCGCGCGCCCGGCGGGATTCCGCGCCACGCTCGAGGGGTATTACGCCGAAGCCCGGTCGCTGTCGCTGCGCCTCTTGCGGGAAATCGCCGGGGTGCTGGGGCCGGATACCGGCTTTTTCGATGACAAGTTCCACGCCCCGATGGCCCTGCTGCGCGGGAATTTCTATCCGCCCCGGCCCGACTGGGCCGGCGCGCGCGATTTCGGCATCGGTGCCCATACCGATTACGGCTGCCTGACCCTGCTGGCCACGGACGGCGTGCCAGGGCTTGAGGTGCGGCTCGGCTCGGGCCACTGGCTGCCGGTCGAGGCCGGGCCGGGCGCCTTCGTCATCAATTTCGGCGAGATGCTGGAGATGTGGTCTGGCGGACGGGTGCGCGCGACGCCGCATCGCGTGATCGGCGGCGCGGCGGACCGGTTGTCGGTGCCCCTGTTCTTCAACCCCTCGCCCGAGGTGAACGTGGCGCCGCCCGGGTCCGGCGAAACGATCCGCGCGGTCGATCACCTGCAACGGCGCTTCAACGAGACCTATGTGCACCTGCAACGGGCCTCGGGGCGGGGGAACTGA
- a CDS encoding nitroreductase family protein: protein MTATDTPRYTPLPLPDRVQQPDDQALTQAEAFLAYMRKRHSVRDFDTRPVPEAILARCIEAAGTAPSGANNQPWHFVAISDPAMKARIRAAAEEEERAFYAGGAGDEWLAALEPIGTGASKPHLTDAPWLIVVFAQRWGTRPTGERFKNYYVPESVGIATGFLIAALHHAGLVCLEHTPNPMKFLNELCGRPASEKPVMILPVGYPAAGATVPAHAKQKKPPAEILSIFAR from the coding sequence ATGACCGCCACCGACACCCCGCGTTATACCCCCCTGCCGCTGCCAGACCGGGTGCAACAGCCCGACGACCAGGCGCTGACCCAGGCCGAGGCTTTTCTGGCCTACATGCGCAAGCGTCACTCGGTGCGCGATTTCGACACCCGCCCAGTCCCCGAGGCGATCCTGGCCCGCTGCATCGAGGCCGCCGGCACCGCGCCGTCCGGGGCGAACAACCAGCCCTGGCATTTCGTGGCCATTTCGGACCCGGCGATGAAGGCCCGCATCCGCGCCGCCGCCGAGGAGGAAGAGCGCGCCTTCTATGCCGGGGGCGCGGGCGACGAATGGCTGGCGGCGCTGGAGCCGATCGGCACCGGCGCGTCGAAACCCCATCTGACCGATGCGCCCTGGCTGATCGTCGTCTTCGCGCAACGCTGGGGCACGCGGCCCACGGGGGAACGGTTCAAGAATTACTACGTCCCCGAAAGCGTGGGCATCGCCACCGGGTTCCTGATCGCCGCGCTGCATCACGCCGGGCTGGTCTGTCTGGAACACACGCCCAACCCGATGAAATTCCTCAACGAATTGTGCGGACGTCCGGCCTCGGAAAAGCCGGTGATGATCCTGCCCGTGGGCTATCCGGCGGCCGGGGCGACGGTCCCGGCGCACGCCAAGCAGAAGAAACCGCCGGCCGAGATCCTCAGCATATTCGCGCGCTGA
- a CDS encoding DMT family transporter: protein MPTPLLLILSAAGFGASPLLIVLNVGAFPPWTLGALRAALGLPLLIIAAGMMGAQRRPDAHDALTALVGGILTVSIPFVSMAAGMQYIPSGMGGMLYATMPLFTLALAALFLRDEPATLEQALRIAVGIGGVLLIAGPGLVADGLGQAGLGTALTLISPLSYAAGNVWFRRRRKMAPLMLSAGMFLVGALSVWPLALLIDGTPQVVPSGYAIGILIALVVLATVAPNLLNYALVQQAGANKAALAMFLMPGFSVVFGMIFLDERLPLLAFAGLALVIGASSARIPSRWIPARFRPGAGRPRVPES from the coding sequence ATGCCCACGCCCCTGCTCTTGATCCTGTCCGCCGCCGGCTTTGGTGCCTCGCCGCTGCTGATCGTGTTGAATGTCGGCGCCTTTCCGCCCTGGACGCTGGGCGCGCTGCGCGCGGCGCTGGGTCTGCCGCTGCTGATCATCGCCGCCGGGATGATGGGGGCGCAACGCCGCCCGGATGCCCATGACGCGCTGACCGCGTTGGTCGGGGGGATCCTGACGGTGTCGATCCCTTTCGTCAGCATGGCGGCGGGGATGCAGTATATCCCGTCGGGCATGGGCGGGATGCTGTATGCGACGATGCCGTTGTTCACGCTGGCGCTGGCGGCGCTGTTTCTCAGGGACGAGCCGGCGACCCTGGAACAGGCGCTGCGCATCGCCGTCGGCATCGGCGGCGTGCTGCTGATCGCCGGGCCCGGGCTGGTCGCGGACGGGCTGGGCCAGGCGGGGCTGGGCACGGCGCTGACGCTGATCTCGCCGTTGAGCTATGCCGCCGGCAACGTCTGGTTCCGGCGCCGGCGCAAGATGGCGCCGCTGATGCTGTCGGCGGGCATGTTCCTGGTCGGCGCGCTCAGCGTCTGGCCGCTGGCCCTGCTGATCGACGGAACCCCGCAGGTCGTGCCCTCGGGCTATGCGATCGGCATCCTGATCGCGCTGGTGGTGCTGGCCACGGTGGCGCCGAACCTGCTGAATTATGCGCTGGTGCAGCAGGCCGGCGCCAACAAGGCGGCGCTGGCGATGTTCCTGATGCCGGGGTTCAGCGTGGTCTTCGGCATGATCTTTCTGGACGAGCGGCTGCCGCTTCTGGCCTTTGCCGGGCTGGCGCTGGTGATCGGCGCATCGAGCGCGCGGATCCCGTCCCGATGGATTCCGGCGCGGTTCAGGCCAGGCGCAGGCCGCCCTCGTGTTCCAGAAAGCTGA
- the ureG gene encoding urease accessory protein UreG: MSNNGPLKVGIGGPVGCGKTTLTEQLARALASRCSMAVITNDIYTREDADFLVRAQVLPEARIKGVETGGCPHTAIREDASINLAAIAELRAAIPDLDLILIESGGDNLAATFSPELADLTIYVIDTAAGQDIPRKRGPGVTKSDLLVVNKTDLAPYVGVDLALLEADTRRARGRKPYVLAQMRHGQGVGAVVSFLEHEGGLRLA, encoded by the coding sequence ATGAGCAACAACGGCCCCCTCAAGGTGGGAATCGGCGGCCCGGTGGGCTGCGGCAAGACCACGCTGACCGAACAACTCGCCCGTGCGCTGGCGTCGCGTTGTTCGATGGCGGTCATCACCAACGACATCTACACGCGCGAGGATGCGGATTTCCTGGTCCGGGCACAGGTCCTGCCCGAGGCGCGCATCAAGGGCGTGGAAACCGGCGGTTGCCCGCACACAGCGATCCGCGAGGATGCCTCGATCAACCTGGCCGCGATCGCCGAACTGCGCGCCGCGATCCCCGACCTGGACCTGATCTTGATCGAATCGGGCGGCGACAATCTGGCCGCGACGTTTTCGCCGGAACTGGCGGACCTGACGATCTACGTCATCGACACGGCCGCCGGGCAGGACATCCCGCGCAAACGCGGCCCCGGCGTGACGAAATCGGATCTGTTGGTGGTCAACAAGACCGATCTCGCGCCCTATGTGGGCGTGGATCTGGCGTTGCTCGAGGCCGACACGCGACGCGCGCGCGGGCGCAAGCCCTATGTGCTGGCGCAGATGCGCCACGGACAGGGGGTCGGCGCGGTGGTCAGCTTTCTGGAACACGAGGGCGGCCTGCGCCTGGCCTGA
- a CDS encoding urease accessory protein UreF, with translation MVEPALLALTQWLSPAFPTGAFACSHGLERVVALAEVTDAATLEAWLADVLRHGAGWQDAVLLAQALKPGADHDLLDATARALAPSAERLGETLDQGAALARTLAGITDRPLPARALPVALGEAARPLGVPAATVIALYLQAFAGNLVTIAVRHMPLGQTDGQRVLARLAPVVATLAARAADSGLEDLGGAALSGDLAAMEHETQDVRIFRT, from the coding sequence ATGGTTGAACCCGCCCTGCTCGCGCTGACGCAATGGCTGTCGCCGGCCTTCCCGACTGGCGCCTTTGCCTGCTCGCACGGGCTTGAGCGGGTCGTCGCCCTCGCCGAGGTCACCGACGCGGCAACGCTTGAAGCCTGGCTCGCGGATGTGCTGCGCCACGGCGCGGGCTGGCAGGACGCGGTCTTGCTGGCGCAGGCGCTGAAGCCCGGCGCGGACCACGATCTGCTGGACGCGACCGCGCGCGCGCTGGCCCCGTCGGCCGAGCGCCTCGGCGAGACGCTGGACCAGGGCGCGGCGCTGGCGCGCACGCTCGCCGGGATCACCGACCGGCCCCTGCCCGCCCGCGCGTTGCCGGTTGCCCTGGGCGAGGCCGCGCGCCCCCTGGGCGTGCCGGCCGCGACGGTCATTGCGCTGTATCTCCAGGCCTTTGCGGGCAACCTGGTGACCATCGCCGTGCGCCATATGCCGTTGGGCCAGACCGACGGGCAGCGCGTTCTGGCCCGGCTGGCGCCGGTGGTCGCCACGCTGGCCGCGCGCGCGGCCGACTCGGGGCTGGAGGATCTGGGCGGGGCAGCGCTGTCCGGGGACCTGGCCGCCATGGAACACGAAACGCAGGATGTAAGGATCTTCCGCACATGA
- a CDS encoding YrhK family protein: MTLFHPENRTRSSRHARVWAAYEIAYTFVDFSAAGLFVVGSILFLSPATTYAATWLFIVGSVFFGLKPTIRLIRELKLVSLGEDDQVARRLDG, encoded by the coding sequence ATGACCCTGTTTCACCCGGAAAACCGCACCCGGTCCAGCCGCCACGCGCGGGTCTGGGCGGCCTATGAGATCGCCTATACCTTTGTCGATTTCAGCGCGGCGGGGCTGTTCGTCGTGGGATCGATCCTGTTCCTCAGCCCGGCGACGACCTATGCCGCGACCTGGCTGTTCATCGTCGGATCGGTGTTCTTCGGCCTGAAACCCACGATCCGGCTGATCCGCGAACTGAAACTGGTCTCGTTGGGCGAGGACGACCAGGTGGCCCGGCGTCTCGATGGTTGA
- a CDS encoding urease accessory protein UreE — MTDFPPVSRLLSQAPARVDDRVILTYDERLMRRKRLVTEGDIGFLVDLPSVTNLDDHWGFELDDGTTIAIVPADEEVLVVTGDLPRLCWHIGNRHTPCQIAPGHLVIRDDAVLERMLRGLGAEIRRARGPFTPESGAYGTGRTMGHDHGPAQGHDHAHDHPHDHPHGAVHHHGSHAHIAPEDDAT; from the coding sequence ATGACCGATTTCCCCCCCGTTTCGCGGCTTCTGAGCCAGGCACCGGCCCGCGTGGACGACCGCGTGATCCTGACCTATGACGAACGCCTGATGCGCCGAAAACGGCTGGTAACCGAGGGCGACATCGGCTTTCTCGTGGACCTGCCCTCGGTCACCAACCTGGACGACCACTGGGGGTTCGAGCTGGACGACGGCACCACGATCGCCATCGTTCCGGCCGATGAGGAGGTGCTGGTCGTCACCGGCGACCTGCCGCGCCTGTGCTGGCACATCGGCAATCGGCACACGCCCTGTCAGATCGCGCCGGGACATCTGGTGATCCGCGACGATGCGGTGCTGGAACGGATGCTGCGCGGCCTGGGCGCCGAGATCCGGCGCGCGCGTGGCCCGTTCACGCCCGAGAGCGGCGCCTACGGAACCGGCCGTACGATGGGCCATGACCACGGCCCGGCGCAGGGCCACGACCACGCGCACGACCACCCGCACGACCACCCGCACGGGGCCGTGCACCACCACGGCTCGCACGCCCACATCGCGCCCGAGGACGACGCCACATGA